One stretch of Oncorhynchus clarkii lewisi isolate Uvic-CL-2024 chromosome 3, UVic_Ocla_1.0, whole genome shotgun sequence DNA includes these proteins:
- the LOC139401381 gene encoding protein HEG has product METCFLSHVVLARLFLVVLLIVLRPINAWTYTSSTNDMDRTLVTRGYFSPSVTNSEEVTALPKYLFTTSGTSKDFREVSSPSTGTEQYHRVRHSDDSETRTLSEDKLATEQNTHLSTVSTRGASEGTLSLLKEQMSSTIVVSTEATTHWEDQTRLAPDHLLETYPGLRVDLRSVTQARLPQDSPDADSSLRQDQSTNRGTVGLRQEQSTNRGTVGLRQDQSTNRGTVGLRQDQSTNRGTVGLRQDQSTNRGTVGLRQDQSTNRGTTGLQEDQSTNRGTVGLGHGQSTATLRQDQLTDLGTVALPIPVQTDSTYISSTVSRAGERTLLSVISNNTSMYSEDSNSSSQSRVSTWDLPTGRTGAGAGAVTIRIPFTGPEHGHDATSGSDSYHHTDSSQEWSGGFASRGTNPLTGPLNVTQQQDLTSLVSEGTPNSTPPLRVVDNHSRRDTDTTDSSQPSRGRTSQPEEGVSASSQPHVLSSEEGPSHPNTSQGGETDRDSPSILVTGSETSTKSSTGPPSTRGEQGETEGVPSLHTEDNTILGLGLTTAPPTLRDSATALDDSLSRFLATQPPFIPKTQRPPVATEVLVSTTPVTMTIKSQVTEEEPYIVTMATSTTPTPPLTTTRMVQPSTTTSIEAQTQPTIIPTTTTTETTLGLQSSASTPQPPGTTQTQTQTQGPSTGVSSTDVTTLHLETSTATQGDTMAHSITTTAASSSYSYSVPTRNTVELHTTGKHTARGTTEIEVTTAPMDIRSTPQTPGSACEPGPCLNGGECLPYGVTGFTCDCLSSWTGPTCNEDVDECESGPLGPCPSDSTCVNTRGSFSCECPLGLDMEHGRDCTRAKTFLGTFSFNVPLLSRSATLHEIQREINLLLNASLSILRGYRRSSLSKKGEDGVRISAVNMFSISTDVTSSEVYHIIQMSLNNCNSTAGHCRVVVTHQLSYHVESLCLAQNIQCHPEHSFCTDSNGTAYCQCQPGYFKLNPEDQSCIECGDGLKRVNGTCVRCTFGFGGFNCGNFYKLIAVVVSPAGGGLLLILIIALIVTWCKKDKNDINKIIFKSGDFQMLPYPEFPKINRVSMEWGRETIELQQNGSTKNLLQMTDIYYSPALRNSDLEHNGLYPFSGLPGSRHSCIYPAQWNPSFISDDSRRRDYF; this is encoded by the exons ATGGAAACGTGTTTTTTGAGTCACGTAGTCCTAGCCCGTCTTTTTCTTGTGGTCCTTTTGATCGTTCTGAGGCCCATCAATGCGTGGACGTACACCTCCAGCACCAACGATATGGATAGGACACTGGTAACGAGGGGATACTTTTCTCCCAGCGTTACGAACTCTGAAGAAGTAACTGCCTTACCAAAATACTTGTTTACTACTTCGGGAACTTCTAAAGACTTTAGGGAGGTATCATCGCCATCAACTGGAACAGAACAATACCACCGAGTCCGGCATTCTGATGACAGTGAGACCCGGACATTGAGTGAAGACAAATTAG CCACTGAACAAAACACGCATCTCTCCACGGTCTCAACCCGCGGGGCATCAGAAGGAACCCTTAGTTTGTTGAAAGAGCAGATGAGCTCTACCATTGTAGTGTCCACAGAGGCTACCACACATTGggaagaccagaccagactagcaCCAGACCACCTACTAGAGACCTACCCTGGGCTTCGAGTGGACCTCAGGTCTGTGACACAAGCCAGACTCCCTCAGGACAGCCCAGATGCTGACAGCAGTCTCAGGCAGGACCAGTCGACGAACCGAGGCACCGTGGGTCTCAGGCAGGAACAGTCGACGAACCGAGGCACCGTGGGTCTCAGGCAGGACCAGTCGACGAACCGAGGCACCGTGGGTCTCAGGCAGGACCAGTCGACGAACCGAGGCACCGTGGGTCTCAGGCAGGACCAGTCGACGAACCGAGGCACCGTGGGTCTCAGGCAGGACCAGTCGACGAACCGAGGCACCACGGGTCTCCAAGAGGACCAGTCGACAAACCGAGGCACCGTGGGACTCGGGCATGGGCAGTCAACAGCCACTCTCAGACAGGACCAGTTGACAGACCTAGGAACCGTGGCTCTCCCCATCCCCGTCCAAACTGACAGCACCTACATCTCCTCCACTGTGAGTCGAGCGGGAGAGAGGACTTTACTGTCTGTGATATCCAACAACACTTCCATGTACTCTGAGGACTCCAACTCCTCCTCCCAGTCCCGGGTCTCCACCTGGGACCTCCCGACTGGCCGCACTGGAGCCGGGGCTGGGGCTGTCACCATCAGGATACCCTTCACAGGACCTGAGCATGGGCATGATGCTACATCTGGGTCTGACTCTTACCACCACACCGACTCCTCACAGG AGTGGTCTGGTGGTTTCGCCTCCAGAGGGACCAACCCACTGACTGGACCTCTCAATGTGACCCAACAGCAGGACCTCACCTCTCTGGTTTCAGAGGGAACCCCGAACTCCACCCCTCCGCTCAGGGTGGTTGATAACCACAGCAGACGggacacagacacaacagacTCTAGTCAGCCTTCCAGAGGCAGGACATCCCAGCCAGAAGAGGGGGTCTCTGCTTCATCACAGCCCCATGTGCTGTCGTCAGAAGAAGGCCCCAGCCACCCCAACACCTCTCAGGGAGGAGAAACAGATAGAGATTCTCCCTCCATCCTAGTCACTGGGTCTGAGACCTCCACCAAGTCCTCCACAGGTCCCCCTAGCACCCGGGGGGAGCAGGGTGAGACAGAAGGGGTCCCTTCGCTCCACACAGAGGACAATACTATCCTAGGCCTGGGTCTTACTACCGCTCCCCCAACACTACGAGATAGTGCCACTGCCCTGGATGACTCCCTGTCTCGGTTCCTCGCCACCCAGCCTCCCTTCATCCCCAAGACTCAGCGGCCGCCGGTGGCCACAGAGGTCCTGGTGTCCACCACACCTGTTACCATGACAATAAAGTCACAGGTCACCGAGGAGGAGCCCTACATTGTTACCATGGCAACCAGCACCACACCGACCCCGCCTCTTACTACGACGAGGATGGTTCAGCCCAGTACCACCACTTCCATTGAGGCCCAGACTCAGCCCACCATCAtccctaccaccactaccacggAGACTACCTTAGGTCTCCAGAGCTCTGCTTCCACCCCCCAGCCCCCGGGCACCACTCAGACTCAGACCCAGACCCAAGGGCCCTCAACGGGGGTGAGCTCCACCGACGTCACCACCTTGCACCTGGAGACCAGCACGGCCACACAGGGGGACACCATGGCCCACAGCATCACCACCACTGCAGCCTCCTCCTCCTACAGTTACAGCGTCCCCACCAGAAACACAGTGGAACTACACACAACAGGGAAACACACTGCCAGGGGGACCACTGAGATAGAAGTGACCACCGCTCCAATGGACATCAGATCTACACCGCAGACACCAG GTAGTGCCTGTGAGCCCGGCCCCTGTCTGAATGGAGGTGAGTGTCTACCCTATGGAGTGACTGGGTTCACCTGTGACTGTCTGTCATCATGGACAGGACCTACCTGCAATGAGG ATGTGGATGAGTGTGAGAGTGGCCCCTTGGGCCCCTGTCCCAGTGACTCTACTTGTGTTAATACCAGGGGCTCCTTCAGCTGTGAGTGTCCCCTGGGTCTGGACATGGAGCATGGAAGAGACTGCACGCGAG CAAAAACTTTCCTGGGCACGTTCAGTTTCAATGTCCCCCTGCTCTCCAGGAGCGCCACACTGcatgagatccagagagagatcaACCTGCTG ctGAATGCCTCACTATCAATTCTGCGTGGTTACCGGCGCTCTTCTTTGAGTAAAAA AGGGGAGGACGGAGTTCGTATCTCTGCTGTCAACATGTTCTCCATCTCTACTGATGTGACCAGCTCTGAGGTCTACCACATCATACAGATGTCTCTGAACAACTGTAACAGCACCGCTGGACACTGCCGAGTGGTGGTCACTCACCAACTTTCCTATCATG TTGAGAGTCTGTGTCTGGCCCAGAATATCCAGTGTCACCCTGAGCATTCTTTTTGTACCGACTCCAATGGGACAGCCTACTGCCAGTGTCAACCAGGGTACTTCAAACTCAATCCTGAGGATCAGTCCTGCATAG AATGTGGTGATGGTCTGAAACGGGTCAATGGAACCTGTGTCAG GTGCACATTTGGATTTGGAGGATTCAACTGTGGAAATT TCTACAAGCTGATAGCTGTGGTGGTATCGCCAGCAGGGGGTGGTCTACTCCTTATTCTCATCATCGCTCTCATTGTCACCTGGTGCAA GAAAGACAAGAATGACATCAATAAGATTATTTTCAAAAGCGGAGATTTTCAGATGTTGCCGTACCCAGAGTTCCCGAAGATTAACCGTGTTTCTATGGAGTGGGGGAGGGAAACCATCGAGTTGCAGCAGAACGGTAGCACCAAGAACCTGCTACAGATGACAGACATCTACTACTCT CCTGCTTTGCGTAACTCTGACCTGGAGCATAATGGCCTCTACCCGTTCTCCGGCCTGCCGGGCTCCCGTCACTCCTGCATCTACCCCGCTCAGTGGAACCCTTCCTTCATCAGCGATGACTCACGACGCCGGGACTACTTCTGA